A window of Loxodonta africana isolate mLoxAfr1 chromosome 3, mLoxAfr1.hap2, whole genome shotgun sequence genomic DNA:
TAAATACATAAAAACAGAGTACTGCATTATATCAGAAATCCTGCGTCACAGAAGAGAAGCTACAGATGGCTCCATAGGTACAATGGGATTTGATCTTGCAGATTGACATATCCCAGAATATTTCCACTATCCCAATAAACATGCAACAAAGGAAGCTATGGTCAGATATGAAATCTCAAGATTAAAACCTCTGAGACCGAGAAAAATTATGTAGCCAAGAAGCAAGATTTATCATTGTAGATCTTAGGATCTGAAATTTGTTCCAACCCATATGCCAAAAAAAGATGGCACAAGTGTTGACATTAAGCAGTTCTGCTGAGGAGCCTCCACAGGGCCCTCTTGATATctctgttcctcaggctgtagatgaatGGGTTCAGCATGGGGGTGACCACAGTGTACATCACTGAGGACATGGCACACTTCCTGGGAGAAGATGAGACAGCTGAACTGAGGTACACTCCAAGGCCCGTtccataaaataaacatacaactgACAGGTGAGAGCCACAGGTGGAAAAGGCTTTATACTTCCCACCTGAAGATGAGACTTTCAGAATGGAGGAAACAATTCGGCTGTAAGAAAAAAGGATCCCTGAGACTGGAACACCACCAAAGATGGCACCAATACAATACATTAATATGATATAGATGGAGCTATCAGAACATGCAAGGCTAAAGAGTCGAGGAGGTTCACAAAAGAAATGAGGGACTTCCACGTCCGTGCAGAAGGTAAGTTGTGACACCATTGAAATGTGCACCAGGGAGTCCAAAAGGCTGatgaaaaaagacaccaaaattaGCAAGCCACAGAGGCGAGGGTTCATGATGACTGTGTAGTGCAGTGGGTGACAGATGGCCACAAACCGGTCATAAGCCATCACAGCGAGGAGCAGATCGTCCAGACATGCAAAGACGTAAAAAAAGGACATTTGTATCAGGCAGCCCCCATAGGTGATGGATTTGCTCCGTGTCTGGATATTCACTAGCATCTTTGGGACTGTGGTGGAAATGAAACCGATGTCAGCCAAGGacaggttggagaggaagaagtacatgggggtgtggagatgGGAGTCAGAGGTGACAGCCAGGATGATGAGTAGGTTCCCAGTCACAGTGATCAGGTACATGGACAGGAACAGCCCAAAGAGGAGGGGCTGCAGTTCTGGGTCCTCAGAGAGGCCCAGGAGGAGAAATTCTGGGACACCTGTTAGATTCTGTGGCTCCATGTACTTACAACagcttttggaaaaagaaaacaggattgTTAAAAGAAAACAGGTAAACAGCTACCCAGTATTGTGTCTgtattttgaatttaaaaaactCACAAGCAAAGCCCGCAAACTCACATGTGTTCACACTTAAGGACCTAATACCCCAGTACTTTTCAGCAATCTTACTCACAGCAAACCCAACTGCAGTATTTCTCAAAGCTCTTCCCTCATTGTCTGTTCTATTCACCTCTTTCTGTACCCAACCACTTTAGAGATGCTAGGCTAAAGAAAGTTAAAATGGCAAGGACATTTTATGATAACAAGTTCATAGAAAGAGTGAAATATCACACCCCTCTATGAGAGAAGCATACGCAATAAGAAATacacttttttaaagaaaaaaatcatttcaattaAAGGATAATAAGAAAATCACTTCCCATTCCAgggtgtgcaaacagttaacacacttggcagcTAGGCAAAagattggagtccacccagaggcaactcagaaataaggcctggtaatctacttctgtcctatacggtcgctacgagtgtgaatcgactcaatggcactgggttcactggggtaatctacttctgaaaaaaacggTCATTTAAAACCCAACGGAGCATAGTTTACACTGACAcacatagtgtcaccatgagtcacaatctgCTCAATGGAAACCGGTAGTTCTTTTTAAGGAGCAGTCAAACGTACTTTATTTATCCAAGTACAGTGGTATAAATTCCCTTGTTTtggtatattaaaacaaaaatgtgtATGGGATAGGGAcacgtttttaaaaaaaaatgccatagagttgattccaactaacagAGACTCCATGTGTTaaagaataaaactgctccacagagttttcatggccttaatctttactgaagcagatcaccaggtctttctttcatggcactgaAGGGTGcaatcaaaccaccaacctttatgttagtagctgagctcaaaCCATTGGCTTCACCCAGGTACCTCATTAGCTGGATTctaaactaaaataaaatgttCATAATTAGAGAGTTTGTTTATAGATCAAATATCTTCACAGGTTTTCATCATTCTTTggttttctgacatccatcttataTGGAGCTACATGGTCATTCAAATATGTGGGTCACCTTTAAAAACCTTTTAAGGTATATATCCTCTCCCTTGGCTTATTGGACATCAAACTTTGATAACTGTTTGATAAATGTTCAACTCATACAACATTGCTGATTCCAAAGATGGCATTAGTGTAAAATGCACCAGTGATTAAATGACAATTTACTTTTCAGAAACACTCTGTTCCTATTTTTCACTGTGTAGACACTGCTTTCCATCAATGCTATATCATCTCAGGGAAATATCTGGCGTTCAGCTGGCTTTTTCCTTTATTTGTTTCCATTCTTTATCGCCTTCATAAAAGGCTGAAATGTTCATCCTAAATGTTTAGAAAGCATTATTTCCTTATCAAATGAACACACTTACTTACAATTGAGGAAATTACAACCAGGGACATTCCAAAGCCAGGTTTGAAACCCAGTCATCATAGGCCCACTTAAGAGCTTTCCAAGTCAATCCTTCCTTattggggagattggaattcacCACATTTAGCTCCCTGGTGGCAACACACTTCTTCATTTCTATTGGTAGGTCTAACATGACTCCATTTGGCCTATTTTCTTAATTCACAGTTCAACTCACTGAGTTGTAAGAGGAAGGATCAATGGTTCAGTCTCCATTtgttcatctgaaaaaaaaacacaaccattAAGCTCTGGCTGAGGAGACAGAATCCTGGAATAGGAGTGAAAAGGGCAAGGCCCAAATCCCATATCTGTCACACGATGAATTTGGGGTGCAAGTACGTCCTTCAACAACTCTTACCTGGAAATTGGGAGAATAGTGCACATTGCTAGGATGTGCATGGCAGCAAAAAATGCTGTggcatttaataaatacttgAAAAATGTCTTCAGTTAGAATTTGAATCAATATGAGAGTAGTTGGCTTATTGTTGAAATATAATCCCAGTTTTATTTGATTATATGGGAAAGACAGAAGTCTAATGTGTCCCAGGAAATTCGAGCATATAATGTACTGAAATCTTAAAATGTGCCTAGGTTCACCCAGTAAGATTTACTTTCCCCTTCTCTTTCtccatttttcctttttagttttcaGTTTTATGAAAATCTCCACAACTTTTTGAAAATATAATTGAATGATATATCCTCTACTAAATACATTGGTCCCATAGAAAGCTCATGATATAGATACATTCACGCCTTTTTTAATCGATGGGGCATTCTTGGAGGCATGAAAGCACAGGCAGGGAAGCACTCAGCATAGAAGCAGCACAGCCAACGATCTGATCCTATGAACCAAGGAACAAAGGAACCAAGGGTCTAGTCCATATTTAATGCagatttgttgttgtcattgtggtTAAGCCTTCTCTGTGGCAAGCACAGGATACGCTCCGGGGAATCAGAAATGAATGAACCTCAGCTGTTCACTTCCAAGCATTCTATATTTATTTGGATAAGAATGGACATTAAATAATCTTCCAGGGATCCAGACAAAACAAACCTGTCAAATCACAGGATGCATTAGATGAATGGTATGAAGCTTTGTCTAatttataataacaataatatgtaAAATTAATGTGCCCTGACTATATGCATCCATCACATATTTTATCACATACATAATAGGCATTATCTGTTCAGTCCTTAGAGCAATGCAGATCTTTCAGTCTATCAGCTGTGGATCAACTCAAATGGCAACATAGAGTCTGAGAGATACTAAAAACTTACCCCATGGCATACAGATCATAAGTAGCACAGACAGAATTTACAATTAAATTGTAAGTCACTGAGGCCCATGCATTAACCATCTTCACTCCGTTTCCTCATATTTcaaaaagtttaaagaaaaagTCCAGGGGACCTAGCCAAAGATACATCTAAGTTACACCTTTAACTCATTCCAGCTTCCTGAAGAAGAATGGAACTCAAGATCCTGTCTTCATGTCTCTGAGATTGATAGGCTAAATTACAATCATGAAAGGAGGTGGACAGCTGAGTTAAATTCCAGAAGGGGCAAGAGAGAGACCTGTCCTAATTGTCATCTGCTATCTCCTGATGTGATCTTCTCCTGTATTCACAATTATCCTTCTGAGAGTGGAGAAACCAAGAGGCACTCACTGCTGTCCACTGTGGTCTAGCAGAATCCACACAAAGAAGCACAGTGAGCTGGGAGTCTCTGTGTGGAGAGACCAAAGAAGTGGAATGGCACGGTGGATGGCAGAAGAGAATCTGGCTGGGTGCCCTGTGTCTGGTGTCACACTGCCTGGATTCAAACCTGGCTTCAACCTTTTCTGGCCCATGATCTGGAACAAGTTACAAAAACAGACTGTGCTCATTTTCTCTTCTATGAAATTGCTCTTTTCTAGGTGTGGTTgtgcagaaaaaagaaacaagttaCAGAGAAAACTTAGCTCAGATCCTGGCACTGGGCAGCCTTCAATAAAATTTCACAATATACTATGGTGACTACCATCATCCTCATCATTATCGTTATCAGCATCAACTAGATCTTGTTGAACTGTTTAGGAGACAGAAGAGAGGGGCCCATTTCTCATTCTGGTGGGGACATACCAATGGAAGTCAGAACCAATGCAGAAGAAGTTAAAAATCTAAATATGCCTTCTCAAACCTCTACCAGAACCATGAACTGAAACATCACAGACCTCTGAGCTGAAACTTAACATTTCAGGGCCTTTCATCTGGCCATCCCAACTGTGCTGCTTGTCCTCAGAAGGAGGAAACAATGCTCCCAAGCCCCTCTGTGTCCACTGTCTCCCAAGGAACTCACTGGATCGCACTGGGTCTCTGCTGGGGCATGAACAAGGAGTATGGATCCACCAACACTCCCCTGCCTGGTTGGCAATGAGAGTTGAGGCTCTTTCCTCAGGACTGACAGGAAGAGAGATTCAGGCATAAGACTCCTGAATCAAAGTACTAATGTAGAGGAGGTACAGAGTTTTGAAGATTGCTGGACTGGGAAGCACAAACTGAAGTCCTCAAGGTAGGGGCAGAATATTTACAGTTGTATCACTTTGGTACCTTAATGCCCAGCGCTCATAATTAGCCAAATTGGTTCATGTTGTTCCAGTCTCTGAAGGCTTGTTAGTATACATGACAGAGAAAGAGCAAAAATTGAATGTTCCTGTTTTCTGGGCCATGTCATTCTAAGGAGGAAGCCCACCTATATTCCGCATCTCTAACTTTCAAGTTGTACAAATCTTAAGataaaaatcacttttttttttcaatttttcaatTTAAAGAACAAATGTGAGCTTTAAcatgaatcaactcaacggcactgggttttaatatTCTCAAACCCACTGAATGAACCAAGTAATTTAGGGAGGAATAAGTATTCTGTACAtgtccttgtggcacagtggttaaagcactcaactgctgactgaaagtttGGCAAAGGGAAACACTTaggcactccacaggagaaagagctgTCAATctactcccatgaagattacaggctagaaaactctactgggcagttctactctgttgcacgGGGTCCTtaagagtcaaaatcaattcaacagtaactaacaactacaacaacagatCTTCTATACCAAAAATCTGATACTATTTTCATTTTCTGAATTAATATTTGTGTCATGAAGGAGAATGTCCTATCTTCTTTTT
This region includes:
- the LOC100656508 gene encoding olfactory receptor 7E24-like — encoded protein: MEPQNLTGVPEFLLLGLSEDPELQPLLFGLFLSMYLITVTGNLLIILAVTSDSHLHTPMYFFLSNLSLADIGFISTTVPKMLVNIQTRSKSITYGGCLIQMSFFYVFACLDDLLLAVMAYDRFVAICHPLHYTVIMNPRLCGLLILVSFFISLLDSLVHISMVSQLTFCTDVEVPHFFCEPPRLFSLACSDSSIYIILMYCIGAIFGGVPVSGILFSYSRIVSSILKVSSSGGKYKAFSTCGSHLSVVCLFYGTGLGVYLSSAVSSSPRKCAMSSVMYTVVTPMLNPFIYSLRNRDIKRALWRLLSRTA